A single Vanacampus margaritifer isolate UIUO_Vmar chromosome 14, RoL_Vmar_1.0, whole genome shotgun sequence DNA region contains:
- the LOC144034163 gene encoding uncharacterized protein LOC144034163 isoform X2 yields MSNVTEKCREYRVKMFAITKVKYKEELCGAQEENERLRQLMDTFCKQPRVVLNRADVSEKYLCPERQEPEFPGVKEEEDFEPLQVKEEDQPQPPNIKKEEEDFEPLQVKEEEQPQPPNIKKEERLPPYIKKEEHFTEFPVTGINLNSEDECQYEENKGAESPSSSSRQQTTTKDDEDHCGGSQADSLLAGMSDGEDTSHSPQTDDYEQSDGDVTCHSKRWKCSQCEKTFGYQSLLRRHMISHTGEKPFACSVCGQNFAYKGYLKIHTRTHTGEKPFACSDSGKNFAVNERLKIHTKTHTGEKPFACSVCGQNFAFKGYLKIHTRTHTGEKPFACSVCGKKFAVKGSLKRHTLTHTGEKPFACSVCGQNFAHKGSLKMHTRTHTGEKPFACSVCGKKFAVNESLKIHTRIHTGEKPFACSVCGQNFTEKGSLKRHTLTHTGEKPFTCSFCGQKFAQEKFLKRHIRTHTGEKPFTCAVCCQKFGRKECLKRHIRTHTGEKPFACAVCCQRFPSEAKAKTHKCAGENSRDE; encoded by the exons ATGTCAAATGTGACTGAAAAGTGTCGTGAATATCGTGTGAAAATGTTCGCAATAACGAAAGTCAAGTAcaaagaggagctttgtggCGCACAAGAAGAGAATGAGCGACTACGTCAACTGATGGACACTTTTTGCAAGCAGCCTCgagttgtgttgaacagagcag acgtcagtgaaaaatatctttgtcctgagcggcAGGAGCCAGAATTCCCTggcgtgaaagaggaggaggactttgagcctcttcaagttaaagaagaggaccagccacagcctcccaacataaaaaaagaggaggaggactttgagcctcttcaagttaaagaagaggagcagccacagcctcccaacataaaaaaagaggagcggcTGCCACCATACATTAAAAAGGaggagcatttcacagagttTCCCGTGACTGGTATCAATTTGAACagtgaagatgaatgtcaatatgaagagaacaaaggggcggagtctccaagcagcagctcaagacaacaaacaacaacaaaagatgacGAGGACCACtgtggaggatcacaagcagacagccTGTTAGCTGGAATGTCAGATGGTGAAGACACGTCACACTCTCCTCAAACCGATGACTATGAACAGTCTgacggtgatgtgacatgtcacagcaaacgttggaaatgttctcagtgtgaaAAAACTTTTGGCTACCAGTCTCTATTGAGAAGACATATGATCagccacactggagaaaagccttttgcctgctcagtttgtggtcaaaattttgcttacaagggatatttaaaaatacacacaagaacacacaccggagagaagccttttgcctgctcagattctggcaaaaattttgctgtgaatgaaaggttaaaaatacacacaaaaacacacactggagagaagccttttgcctgctcagtttgtggtcaaaattttgctttcaagggatatttaaaaatacacacaagaacccacactggagagaagccttttgcctgctcagtttgtggcaaaaaatttgctgtgaagggaagcttaaaaagacacacactaacccacactggagagaagccttttgcctgctcagtttgtggtcaaaattttgctcacaagggaagcttaaaaatgcacacaagaacccacactggagagaagccttttgcctgctcagtttgtggcaaaaaatttgctgtgaatgaaagcttaaaaatacacacaagaatccacactggagagaagccttttgcctgctcagtttgtggtcaaaatttcactgagaagggaagcttaaaaagacacacactaacccacactggagagaaaccttttacctgttcattttgtggtcaaaaatttgctCAGGAGAAATTCTTAAAAAGGCAcataagaacccacactggtgagaaaccttttaccTGTGCCGTTTGTTGTCAAAAATTTGGTCGGAAGGAATGCTTAAAAAGGCAcataagaacccacactggagagaagccttttgcctgcgcagtttgttgtcaaagattcccaagtgAGGCTAAAGCTAAGACGCAcaagtgtgctggtgagaatagcagAGATGAATGA
- the LOC144034163 gene encoding uncharacterized protein LOC144034163 isoform X1, protein MNGQLNGFHNNSPVYDDCFLFTSESVGEGHPDKICDQISDAVLDAHLTQDPDAKVACETVAKTGMILLAGEITSKAVVDYQKIVRETIKHIGYDDSSKDVSEKYLCPERQEPEFPGVKEEEDFEPLQVKEEDQPQPPNIKKEEEDFEPLQVKEEEQPQPPNIKKEERLPPYIKKEEHFTEFPVTGINLNSEDECQYEENKGAESPSSSSRQQTTTKDDEDHCGGSQADSLLAGMSDGEDTSHSPQTDDYEQSDGDVTCHSKRWKCSQCEKTFGYQSLLRRHMISHTGEKPFACSVCGQNFAYKGYLKIHTRTHTGEKPFACSDSGKNFAVNERLKIHTKTHTGEKPFACSVCGQNFAFKGYLKIHTRTHTGEKPFACSVCGKKFAVKGSLKRHTLTHTGEKPFACSVCGQNFAHKGSLKMHTRTHTGEKPFACSVCGKKFAVNESLKIHTRIHTGEKPFACSVCGQNFTEKGSLKRHTLTHTGEKPFTCSFCGQKFAQEKFLKRHIRTHTGEKPFTCAVCCQKFGRKECLKRHIRTHTGEKPFACAVCCQRFPSEAKAKTHKCAGENSRDE, encoded by the exons ATGAACGGCCAGCTGAACGGTTTCCATAACAACTCGCCCGTCTACGACGACTGCTTCCTCTTCACGTCCGAATCCGTAGGAGAAGGACATCCCG ATAAGATTTGTGACCAAATTAGTGATGCTGTTTTGGATGCGCACCTCACCCAAGACCCAGATGCCAAAGTAGCGTGTG AGACGGTCGCTAAAACAGGGATGATCCTCCTGGCTGGGGAGATCACCTCCAAGGCTGTCGTAGACTACCAGAAGATTGTGCGAGAGACAATCAAGCATATCGGCTATGACGATTCCTCCAAAG acgtcagtgaaaaatatctttgtcctgagcggcAGGAGCCAGAATTCCCTggcgtgaaagaggaggaggactttgagcctcttcaagttaaagaagaggaccagccacagcctcccaacataaaaaaagaggaggaggactttgagcctcttcaagttaaagaagaggagcagccacagcctcccaacataaaaaaagaggagcggcTGCCACCATACATTAAAAAGGaggagcatttcacagagttTCCCGTGACTGGTATCAATTTGAACagtgaagatgaatgtcaatatgaagagaacaaaggggcggagtctccaagcagcagctcaagacaacaaacaacaacaaaagatgacGAGGACCACtgtggaggatcacaagcagacagccTGTTAGCTGGAATGTCAGATGGTGAAGACACGTCACACTCTCCTCAAACCGATGACTATGAACAGTCTgacggtgatgtgacatgtcacagcaaacgttggaaatgttctcagtgtgaaAAAACTTTTGGCTACCAGTCTCTATTGAGAAGACATATGATCagccacactggagaaaagccttttgcctgctcagtttgtggtcaaaattttgcttacaagggatatttaaaaatacacacaagaacacacaccggagagaagccttttgcctgctcagattctggcaaaaattttgctgtgaatgaaaggttaaaaatacacacaaaaacacacactggagagaagccttttgcctgctcagtttgtggtcaaaattttgctttcaagggatatttaaaaatacacacaagaacccacactggagagaagccttttgcctgctcagtttgtggcaaaaaatttgctgtgaagggaagcttaaaaagacacacactaacccacactggagagaagccttttgcctgctcagtttgtggtcaaaattttgctcacaagggaagcttaaaaatgcacacaagaacccacactggagagaagccttttgcctgctcagtttgtggcaaaaaatttgctgtgaatgaaagcttaaaaatacacacaagaatccacactggagagaagccttttgcctgctcagtttgtggtcaaaatttcactgagaagggaagcttaaaaagacacacactaacccacactggagagaaaccttttacctgttcattttgtggtcaaaaatttgctCAGGAGAAATTCTTAAAAAGGCAcataagaacccacactggtgagaaaccttttaccTGTGCCGTTTGTTGTCAAAAATTTGGTCGGAAGGAATGCTTAAAAAGGCAcataagaacccacactggagagaagccttttgcctgcgcagtttgttgtcaaagattcccaagtgAGGCTAAAGCTAAGACGCAcaagtgtgctggtgagaatagcagAGATGAATGA